One Nitrospiria bacterium genomic window carries:
- a CDS encoding Hsp20/alpha crystallin family protein has product MSLVRWEPFKDAVSLQDRMNRMLREPFLRPFIEEEDGIGLSTWAPSVDVYEDEEKLVIKAELPEMNQKDIGVHVEENQLTITGERKLEKEEKKEKYHKIERSYGTFSRTFTLPSTVDQDKIKAHYDRGVLKIELPKKEETKPRHIAIDVK; this is encoded by the coding sequence ATGTCACTCGTACGATGGGAACCATTTAAAGATGCCGTTTCACTTCAAGACCGGATGAACCGTATGTTAAGGGAGCCTTTTTTGAGACCCTTTATTGAAGAGGAGGATGGGATTGGGTTGAGCACCTGGGCTCCAAGTGTAGATGTTTATGAGGATGAGGAAAAATTGGTCATCAAAGCGGAGCTTCCTGAAATGAACCAGAAAGATATTGGAGTCCATGTGGAAGAAAACCAGTTGACCATTACAGGCGAAAGGAAACTGGAAAAAGAAGAGAAAAAGGAAAAATACCACAAAATTGAGCGAAGCTATGGAACCTTTAGCCGGACCTTTACGCTTCCTTCAACGGTAGACCAGGACAAAATTAAAGCCCATTATGATCGAGGGGTTTTAAAAATTGAACTGCCAAAGAAAGAGGAGACAAAACCGCGTCATATCGCAATTGACGTAAAATAA